The following are encoded together in the Pedobacter steynii genome:
- a CDS encoding L-rhamnose mutarotase — protein MSKQYYLTLDLKADDQLIAEYEEMHRAVWPEIIDSIKSSGIQNMEIYRTGNRLFMVMEVSDDFSFEQKAAMDAGNEKVQEWETLMWKYQQAVPGAKPGEKWMMMDKIFQL, from the coding sequence ATGAGTAAGCAGTATTATTTAACGCTCGATTTGAAAGCCGATGATCAGCTGATCGCGGAATATGAAGAAATGCATAGGGCCGTTTGGCCGGAGATTATAGACAGCATCAAGTCGTCCGGAATCCAGAATATGGAAATTTACAGAACGGGAAACCGTCTGTTTATGGTTATGGAGGTAAGTGACGATTTTAGCTTTGAACAAAAAGCAGCAATGGATGCCGGGAATGAAAAAGTACAGGAATGGGAAACCTTAATGTGGAAGTATCAGCAAGCGGTACCGGGAGCTAAACCCGGAGAGAAATGGATGATGATGGATAAAATATTTCAATTATAA
- a CDS encoding nucleotide sugar dehydrogenase, with translation MFMDKAYKIAVIGLGYVGLPLAIEFAKKYKVLGFDIDQSRIEELCLGDDRTKEADLKELKKLLMAETEHSGLAFSSLTADLDSCNVFIVTVPTPINRFKAPDLSPLLKASEMVGKVLKQGDIVIYESTVYPGCTEEDCVPVLEKHSGLRFNADFFCGYSPERINPGDRVNTLTKIKKVTSGSTPEVAEEVDQLYAQIITAGTHKAPSIKVAEASKAIENAQRDVNISFVNELALIFDRIGIDTTDVIEAAGTKWNFLKYKPGLVGGHCIGVDPYYLAHKAESLGYHPQVILSGRRVNDNMGMFVANKVVKLMIAKGYPVKGEKVLILGFAFKENCPDIRNTRVIDIYEELNQFGMEVTVFDPWADPELVRKEYGFELDNTLRDKNYKAIIVAVSHQEFLALDYKKYKEDGAIIFDTKSFIERKYTDARL, from the coding sequence ATGTTTATGGATAAAGCGTATAAGATTGCCGTTATAGGTTTGGGATATGTGGGTTTGCCGCTCGCTATTGAATTCGCTAAAAAATATAAGGTGCTGGGATTTGATATTGACCAGTCGAGGATTGAAGAGCTGTGCCTGGGAGATGACCGGACAAAGGAAGCTGATTTGAAAGAACTGAAAAAGTTATTGATGGCGGAGACGGAACATTCGGGACTGGCATTTTCCTCTCTGACAGCCGACCTGGATTCCTGTAATGTGTTTATCGTTACCGTTCCAACACCCATTAACCGGTTTAAAGCGCCTGATCTGAGCCCGCTTTTGAAGGCTTCTGAAATGGTTGGTAAAGTCCTTAAACAGGGGGATATTGTGATTTATGAATCGACAGTATATCCTGGCTGTACCGAAGAAGATTGTGTTCCGGTTCTGGAAAAGCATTCCGGGCTGAGGTTCAATGCTGATTTTTTCTGCGGCTATTCTCCCGAGCGGATTAATCCCGGAGATCGGGTAAATACCCTGACAAAGATTAAAAAAGTTACCTCAGGTTCCACACCGGAGGTGGCGGAGGAGGTGGATCAGTTGTATGCGCAAATCATTACCGCAGGAACACATAAAGCACCGAGCATCAAAGTGGCCGAAGCTTCCAAGGCCATTGAAAACGCGCAAAGGGATGTAAATATTTCTTTTGTGAATGAACTTGCACTGATCTTTGACCGCATTGGAATCGATACGACAGATGTGATTGAAGCTGCGGGAACGAAATGGAATTTTCTAAAATATAAACCGGGATTGGTAGGCGGACATTGCATTGGTGTTGATCCTTATTATCTGGCGCATAAAGCAGAGTCTTTGGGGTATCATCCCCAGGTGATTTTGTCTGGCCGCAGGGTAAACGACAATATGGGAATGTTCGTGGCCAATAAGGTCGTTAAGCTGATGATTGCTAAAGGATATCCGGTTAAAGGAGAGAAAGTGCTGATCCTGGGCTTTGCATTTAAGGAGAATTGTCCGGATATCCGGAACACCCGCGTCATCGATATTTATGAGGAGTTGAATCAGTTCGGAATGGAGGTTACTGTTTTTGATCCATGGGCAGACCCGGAATTGGTAAGAAAAGAATATGGCTTTGAGCTGGATAATACTTTAAGGGATAAAAACTATAAGGCTATCATTGTTGCCGTTTCACATCAGGAATTCCTGGCACTGGACTATAAAAAATATAAGGAAGATGGAGCAATTATCTTTGATACAAAATCTTTTATAGAAAGAAAATATACTGATGCGAGATTGTAA
- a CDS encoding MFS transporter: MQTNIEQIHPDSDHDKISPGRLKAIFGGSVGNLVEWYDWYAYSAFAIYFSSAFFPEGNDTVRLLNTAGIFALGFLMRPLGGYLFGRIADRIGRKQSMTLSVLLMSLGSLLIALTPTYTTIGILAPVLLLTARLLQGLSVGGEYGVSATYLSEMATKNRRGFYSSFQYVTLIGGQLLALALQLLLQKVLLSEQQLMEWGWRIPFVFGAILSVVALYLRKNLEETRAFENQRKKDTEKKGTIKELLKHPKAVITVVGLTLGGTLAFYTYTTYMQKFLVNTVKMTREESTLLSFLSLFLFACLQPLFGALSDKIGRKPLLIGFGILGTLCTVPLLTALSQTSNQWTAFLLLMASLIIVSGYTSINAVVKAELFPAEVRALGVGLPYALTVAIFGGTAEYIALWLKDWGHESYYYWYITGCIFCSLLVYVFMKDTKTNSKLNEDQ, from the coding sequence ATGCAAACAAACATTGAACAGATTCATCCAGACAGTGATCATGATAAAATATCTCCAGGACGACTAAAAGCGATATTTGGAGGATCTGTTGGAAATCTCGTAGAATGGTATGACTGGTATGCTTACTCCGCTTTTGCAATTTATTTTTCTTCTGCTTTCTTTCCGGAGGGAAACGATACGGTAAGGCTCCTGAATACGGCCGGAATATTCGCACTCGGCTTTCTCATGCGTCCTCTGGGTGGATACCTGTTTGGAAGGATCGCAGACCGGATCGGCCGAAAGCAATCCATGACACTATCGGTCCTGTTGATGTCCTTAGGCTCACTGTTAATCGCTTTAACACCAACCTACACGACCATAGGCATTCTTGCCCCCGTTCTCCTACTAACTGCAAGGTTACTGCAGGGATTAAGCGTGGGTGGAGAATATGGTGTATCGGCCACCTACCTGAGTGAGATGGCCACAAAAAACCGTCGCGGGTTCTATTCCAGTTTTCAATATGTGACACTCATAGGAGGGCAGTTACTCGCCCTGGCGCTGCAGCTCCTGTTACAAAAGGTCTTACTTTCTGAGCAACAACTTATGGAATGGGGATGGCGGATTCCTTTTGTATTCGGCGCCATACTATCTGTTGTAGCCCTCTATCTAAGAAAGAACCTGGAAGAAACCAGGGCTTTTGAAAATCAAAGAAAGAAGGATACCGAAAAAAAGGGAACGATAAAAGAGTTGCTAAAACACCCGAAGGCAGTCATTACTGTAGTCGGACTAACCCTAGGCGGAACCCTCGCCTTTTATACTTATACCACCTATATGCAAAAGTTCCTGGTCAATACCGTAAAGATGACCAGGGAAGAATCAACCCTCTTATCCTTTCTTTCCTTATTCCTTTTCGCTTGCCTCCAGCCTTTGTTCGGTGCCTTATCTGATAAAATAGGCCGCAAGCCGTTATTAATTGGCTTTGGCATACTCGGAACCCTGTGTACTGTACCTTTACTTACGGCATTAAGCCAGACAAGCAATCAATGGACTGCGTTTTTATTATTGATGGCTTCATTAATTATTGTAAGTGGATACACCAGCATCAATGCCGTTGTAAAAGCGGAACTCTTCCCTGCAGAAGTACGTGCATTAGGTGTTGGCCTTCCTTATGCCCTGACCGTAGCCATATTCGGTGGCACAGCAGAATACATTGCACTATGGCTCAAAGACTGGGGCCATGAGTCTTATTATTACTGGTACATTACCGGTTGTATCTTCTGTTCCCTGCTTGTTTATGTATTTATGAAAGACACAAAAACAAACTCAAAGCTGAATGAAGATCAGTGA
- a CDS encoding UxaA family hydrolase produces MSASTKNSFLQIHPDDNVLVALQDLPKGQVIEWNDSQIVLKEDIRAKHKFFITDLNVDDEVLMYGVLVGKATTPILKGGLMTTDNIHHASQDYGFRDINYQWQKPDVSAFANRTFNGYHRKDGRVGTANYWLFVPTVFCENRNLDVIKESLYHTLGYTVTDKYRLFTDQLLTAFNEGESIASFQPDSLSALQPAKNRVFKNVDGIKFLNHQGGCGGTRQDSALLSNLLAAYADHPNVAGITVLSLGCQHLQTQDLLNDVKKRNPAFDKNILIFEQQQSQSEEQLIKAAILKTFVGLTEINKIERAPAPLSALCVGVKCGGSDGFSGISANPSVGYTSDLLVALGAKVLLAEFPELCGAEQNIIDRCVDKPTADKFIRLMQEYDAQAHAVGSGFHMNPSPGNIKDGLITDAIKSTGAAKKAGTSPVVDVLDYTEPVTKPGLSLVCTPGNDVEATTGKAASGATLILFTTGLGTPTGNPVCPVIKVATNTELATRMGDIIDIDTGAIIRGEKTIEEMGIEILEYCIRAASGEVTPKAVLLNQDDFIPWKRGVSL; encoded by the coding sequence ATGTCAGCAAGCACTAAAAATAGTTTTTTACAGATCCATCCGGACGACAATGTCCTGGTTGCTTTACAGGATTTACCGAAAGGGCAGGTCATAGAATGGAACGATTCACAGATTGTCCTGAAGGAGGATATCCGTGCAAAACATAAATTCTTTATCACAGACCTGAATGTAGACGATGAGGTATTGATGTATGGGGTGTTGGTTGGAAAAGCCACTACTCCGATTCTTAAAGGAGGTCTGATGACTACCGATAACATTCATCATGCTTCGCAGGATTATGGTTTCAGAGATATAAATTATCAATGGCAGAAGCCGGATGTTTCGGCATTTGCAAACCGTACTTTCAATGGTTACCACCGTAAAGACGGAAGGGTAGGGACGGCGAATTACTGGTTATTTGTACCCACCGTATTTTGTGAAAACAGAAACCTGGATGTGATCAAAGAATCTTTGTATCATACCCTGGGGTATACCGTAACGGATAAATACCGGTTGTTTACTGATCAGTTGTTAACCGCTTTTAATGAAGGAGAGAGCATCGCCTCTTTTCAACCGGATAGCCTTTCGGCCCTACAGCCTGCAAAAAACAGGGTGTTTAAGAATGTAGATGGGATTAAATTTCTGAATCATCAGGGAGGTTGCGGTGGCACGAGGCAAGATTCCGCTTTGCTGAGTAACCTGCTGGCCGCTTATGCAGATCATCCTAATGTGGCGGGAATTACGGTATTGAGCCTGGGCTGCCAGCACTTGCAGACACAGGACCTGCTAAATGATGTCAAGAAAAGAAACCCTGCATTCGATAAGAATATTTTAATCTTTGAACAGCAACAAAGTCAGAGTGAAGAACAGCTGATTAAAGCAGCAATTCTTAAAACCTTTGTCGGGCTGACAGAAATTAACAAGATAGAACGTGCTCCGGCACCATTGAGCGCATTATGCGTAGGTGTAAAATGCGGTGGTAGTGATGGTTTTAGTGGCATCTCTGCCAACCCATCGGTAGGTTATACTTCCGATCTGTTGGTGGCCTTAGGCGCTAAAGTATTGCTGGCCGAGTTTCCGGAGTTATGCGGAGCGGAGCAGAACATCATCGATAGGTGTGTGGATAAGCCCACTGCGGATAAATTTATCCGCCTGATGCAGGAATATGATGCTCAGGCACATGCAGTAGGTTCCGGATTTCATATGAACCCTTCGCCGGGAAATATTAAGGATGGTCTGATTACAGATGCGATTAAAAGTACCGGAGCGGCAAAAAAAGCAGGAACTTCGCCGGTAGTAGATGTATTGGATTATACCGAGCCAGTAACAAAACCAGGTTTAAGTCTGGTATGTACCCCCGGAAATGACGTGGAAGCAACAACAGGAAAAGCAGCAAGTGGTGCAACGCTAATCCTGTTCACTACCGGACTGGGAACGCCGACAGGAAATCCGGTATGTCCGGTGATTAAGGTGGCCACCAATACGGAACTGGCAACCAGGATGGGTGACATCATTGATATAGATACCGGTGCCATCATCCGTGGAGAAAAAACAATTGAAGAGATGGGAATAGAAATTCTGGAGTATTGTATCAGGGCTGCCAGTGGAGAAGTTACTCCGAAAGCAGTACTGCTGAACCAGGATGATTTTATCCCATGGAAAAGAGGCGTTTCATTATAG
- a CDS encoding fumarylacetoacetate hydrolase family protein, which translates to MKLIRWGAADQEKTGVIINDIWYDTSAFGEDYNEQFFQNNGLERLAAFVKENEAELPVVPAETRLGSPVARPSKIVCIGLNYADHAKETNAPLPPEPVIFMKSTTALVGPFDDIIIPKNSVKTDWEVELAVVIGKKASYVEEADALDYVAGYVLHNDVSEREFQIERNGTWDKGKGCDTFAPLGPFLATADELGDVNNLRLWLTVNGQKMQDGNTSNFIFNVPFVVAYVSQFMTLLPGDVISTGTPAGVGLGFKPPVYLKEGDVVELGIDGLGTSRQEVKNYVKN; encoded by the coding sequence ATGAAATTAATCAGATGGGGAGCCGCCGATCAGGAAAAGACCGGTGTAATTATAAACGATATTTGGTACGATACTTCTGCTTTTGGCGAGGATTATAATGAGCAGTTTTTTCAGAACAACGGACTGGAAAGGTTAGCTGCTTTTGTAAAAGAGAATGAAGCAGAATTGCCGGTAGTTCCGGCAGAGACCCGTCTGGGTTCTCCTGTGGCACGTCCTTCAAAAATTGTATGTATAGGGCTGAATTATGCAGATCATGCAAAAGAAACCAATGCGCCGCTTCCACCGGAGCCGGTGATCTTCATGAAATCGACTACCGCTTTGGTTGGTCCTTTTGATGACATCATCATTCCAAAAAATTCGGTAAAAACGGATTGGGAAGTAGAACTTGCCGTAGTGATCGGTAAAAAAGCTTCCTATGTGGAAGAAGCAGATGCATTGGATTATGTGGCGGGTTATGTGCTGCACAACGATGTTTCTGAAAGAGAATTCCAGATCGAAAGAAACGGGACCTGGGACAAAGGAAAAGGTTGCGATACTTTTGCACCTTTAGGCCCATTCCTGGCTACAGCAGATGAGTTAGGTGATGTGAATAACCTTCGCCTTTGGCTAACCGTAAATGGCCAGAAAATGCAGGATGGCAATACCTCCAATTTTATCTTTAATGTTCCTTTCGTAGTGGCTTATGTGAGTCAGTTTATGACTTTGCTGCCAGGCGATGTGATTTCTACAGGAACCCCGGCAGGTGTGGGCTTAGGCTTTAAACCCCCGGTATACCTTAAAGAAGGAGATGTAGTGGAGCTTGGTATTGACGGCCTTGGAACTTCCAGACAAGAGGTGAAGAATTATGTTAAAAATTGA
- a CDS encoding SDR family oxidoreductase: MDLQLKDKVVIVTGGAKGIGEAIVRLLAKEGATPVIVGRNEADNQRLADDITAEGGKVFQLVAELTKPSASEEAIKIVLEKFGRIDGLVNNAGVNDGVGLESGNYESFVESLHKNVIHYYLMAHHALPALKASKGAIVNIGSKVADTGQGGTSAYAASNGGRNALTREWAVELLPYGIRVNSVIVAECYTPLYQTWINSIPNSEEKLTSIKAKIPFGNRMTTAEEIANTTVFLLSEASSHTTGQLVYVDGGYVHLDRSISPL, translated from the coding sequence ATGGATCTGCAATTAAAAGATAAAGTAGTCATCGTAACCGGCGGAGCCAAAGGTATTGGAGAAGCTATTGTAAGGTTACTGGCAAAAGAAGGGGCTACACCTGTAATCGTAGGAAGAAATGAAGCCGATAACCAGAGGCTTGCTGATGATATTACTGCTGAGGGTGGAAAGGTATTTCAGTTGGTCGCCGAATTAACTAAGCCCTCAGCTAGTGAAGAAGCCATTAAAATTGTTCTGGAGAAATTTGGAAGAATTGATGGACTGGTAAATAATGCAGGGGTAAATGATGGCGTCGGACTGGAAAGTGGAAACTATGAAAGCTTCGTGGAAAGCCTGCACAAAAATGTGATCCATTATTACCTGATGGCACACCATGCTTTGCCGGCACTTAAAGCATCTAAAGGAGCGATTGTAAATATTGGCTCTAAAGTCGCGGATACCGGGCAGGGAGGTACTTCTGCATATGCAGCTTCCAATGGTGGCAGAAATGCGTTGACCAGGGAATGGGCGGTGGAATTGCTGCCTTATGGCATTCGTGTAAATTCAGTGATCGTTGCAGAATGTTATACACCATTGTATCAGACCTGGATCAATTCTATTCCTAACTCTGAAGAAAAATTAACTTCCATAAAAGCGAAAATCCCTTTTGGAAATAGAATGACAACGGCAGAAGAAATTGCAAATACAACGGTGTTTTTGCTTTCTGAAGCGTCGAGCCATACCACCGGGCAACTGGTTTACGTTGATGGGGGGTACGTGCATCTCGATCGCTCTATCAGCCCGCTTTAG
- a CDS encoding LCP family protein — protein sequence MKAFTFIIFFSILSSFASNAQDKQSGISEVPAHKSPVPLNRSAEALGISPEVQRKVKTMTNPPVNIALFAVDRRTEQEAGNTDIIIIISINPLNGKVKMSSIMRDTYVKIEGKDMDKLNAAFAVGGPQLAIKTINQNFDLDIKDYMNVDFYGAAKIVDALGGIMVNVKAAELPYLNNYLDEVSVYEKIPAIPLKNPGLQKLDGKQTVAYTRIRAAGNGDAERTERQRSVLISIFDKLKGSGQEIFPVFATEVLPNIETSMANFALLNFAGSILNSKNKTIEQARFPLDRESVGKRINNIWYLSTDLKVTTRSLHHFIYKNEVTKKKAPL from the coding sequence ATGAAAGCTTTTACATTTATTATTTTCTTTTCTATCCTGTCTTCATTTGCTTCAAACGCTCAGGATAAGCAATCCGGGATTTCCGAAGTACCTGCGCACAAATCACCTGTTCCTTTAAACAGATCAGCTGAAGCGCTTGGCATCTCTCCTGAAGTTCAGCGGAAAGTAAAAACCATGACCAATCCCCCTGTTAACATTGCCTTATTTGCGGTCGACAGGCGTACAGAGCAAGAGGCCGGGAACACGGATATCATCATTATTATCTCCATAAATCCGCTCAATGGGAAAGTAAAAATGTCGTCCATAATGAGGGATACCTACGTTAAAATCGAAGGTAAAGACATGGATAAGCTCAATGCCGCATTTGCTGTCGGGGGCCCGCAACTGGCGATCAAAACCATCAACCAAAATTTTGACCTGGACATTAAAGACTATATGAATGTTGATTTTTATGGAGCGGCAAAGATCGTGGATGCGCTGGGTGGAATCATGGTAAATGTGAAGGCCGCAGAACTTCCTTACCTGAACAATTACCTGGATGAAGTGTCTGTCTATGAGAAAATTCCGGCTATACCTCTAAAAAACCCTGGTCTTCAGAAACTGGATGGAAAACAAACTGTTGCCTATACCAGGATCCGGGCGGCTGGTAATGGAGATGCCGAAAGAACGGAGCGTCAACGTAGTGTTTTGATCTCCATCTTCGATAAACTAAAGGGCTCAGGTCAGGAAATTTTTCCCGTTTTTGCCACAGAAGTACTCCCTAATATAGAAACGAGCATGGCTAATTTTGCGCTTTTAAATTTTGCCGGAAGTATTCTAAACTCCAAAAATAAAACTATTGAACAGGCCCGTTTTCCCTTAGACCGGGAAAGCGTTGGAAAAAGAATCAACAACATCTGGTACCTCAGTACGGATTTAAAAGTTACCACCAGATCCCTTCATCATTTCATCTATAAAAATGAGGTCACAAAGAAGAAGGCTCCCCTTTAA
- a CDS encoding SDR family NAD(P)-dependent oxidoreductase, translated as MFSLKGKSAIITGGGSGIGKAISMLFAKQGAKVHIIELNADAAQQTVTEIEAAGGAAAAYGCDVSNQEAVLNTFSQIGEIDILVNNAGIAHIGKADTTSEEDFTKVFNVNVKGAYNCLYAGIPALKKSGSGVILNMASIAAVVGITDRFAYSMSKGAIFAMTLSVARDYMADGIRCNSISPARVHTPFVDGFIAKNYAGQEAEIFEKLSKSQPVGRMGKPEEVASLALYLCSEEAGFITGNDYPLDGGFIKLNN; from the coding sequence ATGTTCAGTTTAAAAGGAAAATCAGCGATTATAACAGGTGGGGGTAGTGGAATAGGTAAAGCCATTTCCATGCTTTTTGCTAAACAGGGCGCAAAAGTGCACATCATTGAATTGAATGCCGATGCGGCACAACAAACGGTAACAGAGATCGAAGCAGCAGGTGGTGCTGCGGCGGCTTATGGTTGCGATGTGAGCAACCAGGAGGCAGTACTGAACACTTTCAGTCAGATCGGAGAAATTGATATCTTAGTAAATAATGCGGGTATTGCCCATATCGGTAAAGCAGATACGACGAGTGAAGAAGATTTTACCAAAGTATTCAACGTGAATGTAAAGGGTGCTTATAACTGTTTATATGCAGGAATCCCGGCGCTGAAGAAAAGTGGATCAGGAGTGATCTTAAACATGGCTTCTATAGCGGCCGTAGTGGGGATTACCGACCGTTTTGCGTACTCGATGAGTAAAGGTGCCATATTTGCAATGACGCTTTCCGTAGCACGGGATTATATGGCGGATGGTATTCGCTGTAACAGCATCTCACCAGCAAGGGTACATACTCCTTTTGTAGATGGGTTTATTGCCAAAAATTATGCCGGACAGGAAGCCGAGATTTTTGAGAAGTTGTCGAAAAGTCAGCCTGTAGGCCGTATGGGAAAACCAGAAGAAGTAGCCTCACTGGCACTTTACCTGTGCTCAGAAGAGGCAGGATTTATTACCGGAAATGATTATCCCCTTGATGGAGGATTTATTAAATTAAATAATTAA
- a CDS encoding aminopeptidase P family protein: MTYQEKLSEIRKQMKADHVQAYIIPSADPHISEYLPHHYKCIPFASGFTGSAGTLVITHDFAGLWTDFRYFEQAAEQLENSGFELVKQKVQHAPEYIQWLIEKLDKGAIVATNEKLLSILLGDLLTQQFSIKDIQLSDKDYLSSIWENRPELPAEKAFLIEEQYIGQSVASKLAEVRIELQKKGATYHLISSLDDMAWLFNIRGKDVSYNPVVLSFALIAKDKATIFINPDKLTAAEKEMLSASGVQVSPYEDIESALSAVPENNTIFIDPKRNCFAYAKLLPASVKIIKDTNPSTNLKAVKNETELVNTRIAMAKDGVAITRFLKWLSENIGKIRITELSAAAELRKFRAEQEGFVGDSFNTISAYKAHGALPHYGPSEESNAEVKAEGLFLVDSGGQYFYGTTDITRTIPMGNNTEEEKTDYTLVLKGMIDGCKSRFPKGTCGYQIDAITRKPLWDYAINYGHGTGHGVGYFLNVHEGPHTFNPTATPVAIELGMITSIEPGVYRPGKHGVRIENLVNTIKDVSNEFNEFYAFESLTIAPISTTIVKKELLEQVQIDWLNSYNALVFERLSPLLNTEEVAWLKAYTAAI, encoded by the coding sequence ATGACATATCAGGAAAAATTAAGCGAGATACGTAAACAAATGAAGGCTGACCATGTACAAGCCTATATTATCCCTTCAGCGGATCCACATATCAGTGAATACTTACCCCATCATTACAAATGTATTCCTTTTGCTTCCGGCTTTACCGGATCGGCAGGAACCTTAGTGATTACCCATGATTTTGCGGGTCTGTGGACAGATTTCCGTTATTTCGAGCAGGCAGCAGAACAATTGGAGAACAGTGGTTTTGAGCTGGTAAAACAAAAAGTTCAACATGCTCCTGAATACATTCAGTGGCTCATCGAAAAGCTGGATAAAGGCGCCATTGTAGCTACAAATGAAAAGCTGCTCTCTATCCTTTTAGGAGATCTTCTTACACAACAGTTCTCTATCAAGGACATACAGCTGAGCGACAAAGATTACCTGAGTTCAATCTGGGAAAACCGGCCGGAACTACCTGCAGAAAAGGCATTTCTAATTGAAGAACAGTACATCGGACAGTCTGTGGCCTCTAAATTAGCTGAAGTAAGGATTGAACTTCAGAAAAAGGGTGCGACCTACCACCTGATCTCCTCTCTTGATGATATGGCCTGGCTATTCAACATTCGTGGAAAAGATGTGAGTTATAATCCGGTGGTGCTTAGCTTCGCTTTAATTGCGAAGGATAAAGCCACCATTTTTATTAACCCTGATAAACTAACCGCAGCAGAAAAAGAAATGCTTTCCGCAAGTGGTGTTCAGGTAAGTCCTTATGAAGACATTGAATCTGCATTATCTGCAGTCCCTGAAAACAACACCATCTTTATTGATCCTAAGCGCAACTGTTTTGCCTATGCAAAACTATTACCGGCATCAGTAAAAATTATCAAAGACACCAACCCTTCAACCAACCTGAAAGCGGTTAAAAATGAGACAGAACTGGTCAATACCCGCATCGCGATGGCAAAAGACGGGGTTGCCATCACACGTTTCCTGAAATGGTTATCAGAAAACATTGGCAAGATCAGGATCACTGAGCTTTCTGCAGCTGCCGAACTCCGTAAATTCAGAGCGGAGCAAGAAGGCTTTGTCGGCGATAGTTTCAATACCATCAGTGCCTATAAAGCCCATGGTGCTTTACCTCATTATGGCCCTTCAGAAGAGAGCAACGCAGAGGTAAAAGCAGAAGGTTTGTTCCTTGTAGATTCCGGAGGTCAATATTTCTATGGCACTACAGACATCACCCGCACCATTCCGATGGGAAACAATACCGAAGAAGAAAAAACAGATTATACACTTGTTCTGAAAGGCATGATCGACGGTTGTAAATCGCGTTTCCCTAAAGGAACATGCGGTTATCAGATCGATGCCATCACCCGCAAACCATTATGGGACTACGCCATCAATTATGGACATGGAACAGGGCATGGCGTTGGTTATTTCCTGAATGTTCACGAAGGGCCTCATACCTTTAACCCGACCGCTACTCCAGTCGCCATTGAACTTGGAATGATCACCTCTATTGAACCCGGAGTATACCGCCCTGGGAAACACGGCGTAAGGATAGAAAACCTGGTAAACACGATTAAAGACGTCAGCAACGAGTTTAACGAATTCTATGCTTTTGAATCTTTAACCATTGCCCCGATCAGTACCACCATTGTAAAAAAGGAATTATTGGAGCAAGTACAGATAGATTGGCTGAATAGTTATAATGCACTGGTATTTGAACGCCTGAGCCCACTTTTAAATACGGAAGAAGTGGCCTGGTTAAAAGCATATACTGCCGCAATTTAG
- a CDS encoding amidohydrolase family protein, producing MLKIDSHQHFWNYDEVRDSWITDDMDVLRDDFLPQHLKPILDHYQFDGCVVVQSDQSQKENKFQLNHAATHPFIKGVVGWVDLQAADIADQLAELRKHEKLKGFREILQGASDPALMLKPEFVNGIGKLREFGFTYDILIYPHQLKYAEELAAKFPDQPFVLDHIAKPGIKEGSISPWDEDIKRLAKHENVSCKVSGMVTEADWKRWKGKDFDPYLDLVFEAFGAKRVMYGSDWPVCLLAGDYGRVLNVMENYTAKLSEHERNLFWGGNASQFYNLK from the coding sequence ATGTTAAAAATTGATTCCCACCAGCATTTCTGGAATTATGATGAGGTAAGGGACAGCTGGATCACAGACGATATGGATGTGCTGCGCGATGATTTCTTACCCCAGCACCTGAAACCCATCCTGGACCATTATCAGTTTGATGGTTGTGTGGTGGTGCAATCAGATCAGAGTCAGAAGGAAAATAAATTCCAGTTGAACCATGCCGCAACACACCCTTTTATTAAGGGAGTAGTAGGCTGGGTAGACCTGCAGGCAGCAGATATCGCTGATCAGCTGGCAGAACTCCGTAAACATGAAAAGCTAAAAGGCTTCAGGGAGATCCTTCAGGGAGCATCCGATCCGGCCTTAATGTTGAAGCCGGAGTTTGTAAATGGCATCGGTAAATTACGTGAATTTGGATTTACCTACGATATCCTGATCTACCCGCATCAATTGAAATATGCGGAAGAACTGGCTGCCAAATTTCCTGATCAGCCTTTCGTCCTGGACCATATCGCTAAACCCGGAATAAAAGAAGGCAGCATAAGCCCCTGGGATGAGGACATCAAACGATTGGCGAAACATGAAAATGTAAGCTGCAAAGTATCGGGAATGGTTACTGAAGCAGATTGGAAGCGCTGGAAGGGGAAAGATTTTGATCCTTATCTGGACCTGGTTTTCGAAGCTTTTGGCGCCAAAAGAGTAATGTACGGTTCAGATTGGCCGGTATGCCTGCTGGCAGGCGACTATGGAAGGGTCTTGAACGTCATGGAAAATTATACTGCAAAGCTTTCCGAACATGAACGAAACCTGTTCTGGGGAGGAAATGCAAGTCAGTTTTACAACTTAAAATAA